TGTATTTCTTCTTCCACCTCAATATTATTTTCTTCACTAAAATCAGATCTAGACCACGATTTTTTCATGGTGCGGTGAGCGTGGAAGATTGTGAAAGAGGTGAAGTTTTGGCCACAAATACAGTATTGAGTTAGCATCAATAGCCGACACTCCTTCCAACCTATTGTCTGGAGGAAATCACGGGTCACATGAGAACCAGGAGCTTTCAGCTGGTGAGCTTCGAAATCTAGCTCGCATTCTAAGCCAACTCTCGAGTTTGCAGCCACAGAGCGCGAAATCGAGTACCAATTTGCTTGCGGATCCAGCAAGTGTTTACTTCCTACATCCAGGTGAGAATCCTGGAGTTTCTATTGTCCCAATTGTGCTGAATGCTAAGAACTACAATTCCTGGTCAAGAGTCATGAAATTAGCACTAAAATCAAAGAATAAGATAGGCTTTGTTGATGAAACCATTGTGAAACCAGATAAAAATGATCCTGCATATGTAGCATGGGATAAATGTAATACTTATGTTATTTCTTGGTTAAATCTATCATTGAGTGCTGAGATTGCACAGAGTGTTGTTTGGAATGAAACTGCTGTAGATGAAACTACTGTAGATTTATGGCTTGATTTGAAGCACAGGTATTATCATGGAGACAGATACAGGATTGCTGAATTAGAAGAAGAGTTGTATGCTATGAAACAAGGGAATCTAAGCATAACAAATTATTTCACCAAGTTGAAGGCTATTTGGGAAGACATTGACAGTTTCAAACCAGTTCCACAATGCAAGGAATGCTCTGAAAAATGTGACTGTGGCTTAGGAACTATGAGAGATTATCGAGATGAAACTTATGCAGTGAGATTTTTAAGAGGATTGAATGAGCAGTATGGGATTGTGATATCCCAATCATGCTGAGACATCAATGAAATTTTTTCTCTACTTATTCAGCAAGAGAGACAGTTTAATGGATCAGATTTGGAGACTCAAAACTTTACAGTTTTGGCcaattcaattcataatttcaacaataattcaaGCAGTGTTTCCAGAGGAAGAGGACGAGGACGAGGAATCCGTGGAGGTAGAGgtggaagaggaggaagaaatTCAGCACCTAAGACCTGTTCTCATTGTCACAAGGCAGGGCATCTTGTGGATACTTGTTACCACAAATATGGATTTCCACCTCATCTACAGAGGCAAAAATGGCCACGAGAGACTAGCAATGGAGCTATGGCCAATAATATTGTTGCTGGAATTGAAGGGAGCAGTACCAACAATGTCAAGCAGGACAAGGAAGCTGATGGTCAATCCCAATTCAATCAGAGTTTGAGAGATGCACTGCTTACCTTTCTTCGGCAGGAGTGTGCACAGTCTTCTCAAGGAACAAGTGTGAGAGATGTCGATCAATCAAATGCAGGAAATGGAGGTATACCTTTAGAGACTTATACACTTTGCATGAGCTCTTATATTGCACGATTATCGTCAGTAAAAACTTTTTTCTCAAATTCTTGGGTGCTTGATACAGGAGCTACTGATCATGTAtcacattcattgcatttttttacaaattttagaCATATTAGACCGATTCTGGTAAAATTACCAGATGGAACACACACAATTGCAACTATAAGTGGAACTGTGGTATTTTCAGCTACGTGCTGTACATACCAAGTTTCAACTTCAATCTTTTATCTATTTCCAAACTTACAAAAGGCTTGCATTGTTAATGTGTTTTTACTGACAAACTTTGTGAGATACAGAATCGGACCTCTTTGAAGATGATTGGCACAGCTAGAGCAAAGCATGGATTATACATGATGGATTTTTTCGCATTAGAGTTAGCACACAGGGACAACATGGAAAATACAACATACAATAGGAATACTAGGATTCTAGATCCGCAAAGTCATAGTGACAAGATTTTACTTTCTTCTAATCTTAGGACAGCAAATTCGGTTACACAAACTTCATGTTTTTCTGTTGAGAATTTATGGCATTTTAGATTGGGTCATGTACCACAAAACAAATTTGATATTATCAAACAAATATATCCTTGTGTGCAATTTCCTATATCTACTTGCTCTAAACCATGTGATTTTTGCCATTATGCCAAGCAAAAACGGTTACCATATACCCTTAGTGAAACAACAAGTTTAAACAGTTTTGATTTAATACATATTGATATCTGGGGGCCAATGTCACTTATTTCTCTACAAggttataaatattttttaactataGTAGATGATAAAACTAGATTTGTATGGATTTATTTCATGAAATTAAAGTCAGAGGCCAACAGTTTGGTTCAGAATTTTGTTGCCTATGTGAAAACTCAATTTAATTCTCAAGTAAAGATTATTCGAACTGACAATGGTCCTGAGTTTAAacttgatattttttataattcacaGGGTATAGTGCATCAAACATCATGTGTTGAgacacctcaacaaaatggtATTGTTGAGCGAAAACACCAACATATTCTTAACATTGCAAGAGCATTAATGTTTCAATCATCCTTGCcaaaaaaattttggaatttTGCTATTGGTTTAGCTGTTCATTTAATTAATAGACTTTCGACTCcagttttaaaaaataaaacccTTTATGCTACCTTATTTGGCAAGGATGCAGACATTAGTAACCTTAAAGTGTTTGGATGCTTGGCTTTTGCTTCAACGTTAATTCATGGacgaaaaaaatttgataaacgAGCAAGAAAGAGTATTTTTCTTGGTTACCCACCTGGCACAAAAGGATATATTTTGTTTGATATTCACACTAGAGAACTATTTTTGTCTCGAAATATGGAGTTTTATGAACATTATTTTCCTTATAAATCCTTTCATGATGATATGACCAAAAATTTTATAAGTGCTTTTTCTCTACCTATTGCTGATtctaattttaatgaatttgatCTTTTCACTTATGATTCTTTAGATGCATTTCATCCATCTCatgtaaatattaatttttttcatgatCCTATGGACCCTACCTCACTTACTGATTCACATGTAGTTTCTCCTAGTCCACCAAATAATGCATCATCTAATTCTCATTCAAATGATAACATGCATCATCAGGATCTTAGAAGATCAACTCGTATACATAAACCACCTTCTTATCTTCAAGATTATCATTGTATGTTACTTAGAACAGGAAGCTCTAGTAACCAATCATGTTCCAAGCGGTACGGTCTATCTCACATGGTGGATTATGGGAAGCTATCCCCTACCCATAGAGCCTTTTTCCTAGCAATAACCACAACAGTTGAACCGAAGACTTATGAACAAGCTGTGCAGCACGAATGCTGGAGAAATGCAATTAGTGCGGAATTGCTTGCTCTTGAAAAGAATAAAACTTGGTCTATCACTTCTTTGCCTCTTGGAAAGCGCCTCATTGGATGCAAGTGGGTTTTTAAAGTGAAGTTTCACCCAGATGGTAGTGTTGAACGCCACAAAGCACGTCTTGTGGCTCAAGGTTTTCGTCAAAGAGTTGGCTATGATTACTTTGATACATTCAGTCCGGTTGTAAAAATCACTACTTTGCGACTTATTCTTACTCTTGCTGCGGTACATAATTGGAAACTTCACCAATTAGACGTTAATACAGCATTCTTGCATGGTGAGTTGCAAGAAGAGGTTTATATGAAACCCCCAAGGTCTCGATGTTTCAAATGGTGCTGTTTGTAAGTTGAATCGTTCTTTATATGGCTTGAAACAGGCAAGCCGTCAATGGAATTTAAGATTAAGTGGTTTTCTTCAGCAACATGGCTTTATCAAGTCTCCTCATGATCACTCTTTGTTCACCAAGCACACTAACCTCGGCTTGgctattattattgtttatgtTGATGATCTTGTTTTATCTGAAGATAATTTATTTGAAATTGAAGCTATTAAAAGGGCTCTTGATGCTGAATTTAGTATTAAGGACTTAGGCCGGTTGAAATTTTTTCTTGGAATAGAAGTTGCCCGTAGTTCTGAAGGGATTGCTTTGTATCAACGTAAGTATACTCTTGATTTACTTGAGGAATATGGTATGTTGGAAGCTAAATCTGCTTCAGTTCCTATGCTGTATAATGGAAAACTTTCTAAGGAGAGTGGCACAAGATTACAAGATCCATTACAATATAGAAGACTACTCGGACGACTGTTATATCTCACCAATACTCGTCCAGACATTGCTTTTGCAGTTGGGAAGCTCAGCCAATTTTTGGATTGTGCAACTGATAACTATTACAAGGCAGCACTACATGTTCTTCGATACATCAAGAAATCTCCTTCTAAGGgtcttttcttctcttcaaaTAATGATCTCAAATTGACTGGTTATGTTGATTCAGATTGGGCAACTTGTTCCGATACCCGTCGATCAATAACTGGGTATTGTTTTTTCTTAGGTTCTTCATTAGTGTCTTGGAAGAGTAAGAAGCAAACAACTGTAGCATgttcttcttcagaagctgaATATCGTGCCATGGCACAAGCAACTCGGGAAGGTCAATGGCTTCTTTATCTTCTTAATGACTGCCATGTATCTCATCCTCACCCAATCAATCTCTATTGTGACCATCAATCTGCGCTGTACATTGCAGCTAATCCGGTTTTTCACGAAAGAACCAAGCATATTGAAGTAGATTGTCACATTGTTCGTGAAAAGTCTCAAACAGTGAGTGCTGAAATTGCTACCTATTAAATCAGCTCATCAAACGGCTGATTTACTTACTAAAGCGTTATCACCGGGTGTCTTCGAATCTTTACTTTTCAAGTTGGGCATGCTTGACTTACACGCTATTATGATGATATCAGGATAAATGTTTCAACAAGCCTTAATTCAAGGGAGGATGATAATAATGTTGCTGAACTTGCAACTAATTCAATCAGTTTCAACTTGAGGGAGGATGTTGGAGATGATATTAAGCTGGTATCTAATGGCTTACAAAAACAAGCTGTAACTGATTATGGCTGAATAACCATAGTTAATTTATTTACCATATTGAGTTAGGTTTTAGTAAAGTTAATTTTCTAATAACTATAAATAGTGCATAACAATATGTACTCCTCCTGTACTCAAGTGGTTGCTTTTCAATTTTAGGTTTTGTATTTCTTCTTCCACTCCAATATTATTTTCTTCACCAAAATCAAATCTAGTCCACGATtttttcatctttcaatttcaTAAGGATGAACTTCTGCAGttaataattttgtataaaataaataatttttttcaatttttattcgattctatattttttttaaataaataaaaaaaatgatcatCGTGTCTCCTATCGCttaaaaatagatattttaCAGTCAACATTCTATATCCAAAAATTCTACCAGCTTGACTCTTAGTTGCAAAAGTCAACATTCAACATCCTTAAGTGTGGCAAACAATCATAACTCATTAAAGATGACAACTGACAATTTATCTGATATGCTTTGGtataattcaatttttattaactttttttgtCTTGTCACCCATATTTATATTTGAGAAAGAAATTTTCCTTTTTTCGgctaatatatataattatatatctaaATGTCTGGTAACTTTTTTTGaacaaaagtataaaaaaataagttcatactttattggagaaaataatttgttttgtCTTCTTAACATTCGAGCCGGAGACTATAGGTAAGTTAAATTATTTAGATTAACATGCATCCCCATTCTATTCATTTGAGTAGAAAGGTTGTCTGTTTTCCAATCAAGTGTTTTAAGAATGTGATCTACCCTCCGCAAGACTGTTTTCACTAACTGCAATATCAGtgattaatattaatattaattttccACCAAAAATATGGTAAAATATATCCAAAGAATCAAGCATTTGTCTTTTGGGTAGGAATTATTTAAAACAGGATCAGTATAAAACAGTTTTACGCAATGCatctaattatttaaaaataagtaTTTATATTTACCTCGTGAAATCATCCAAAAAATGAACATAATTGTATGTCCGGCCTAAATGCTAAAAAATTTACACAGTCAAAGTGTCAcagtacattaaaattaaactataataataatataaaaaaaaaagaaagagaaaagattTCACTTTATACTTGATTTGATGCTAAATCAAAACTCACCAAGAGACACggttttctcttctcttctgtcttgtttttcttttgttttgttttagtTGCTTCCTTGACTTCGTGTTCAGGGTCCTCCTTGGCTTGGTGGTATATAGGAATTGATTATAATTATataggaattttttttttttgggtcacTAATTATATAGGAATTGATTGGTGTGTTTGAGGAatcttttttgttattttttttatatttttccttAATTTTTACACTTATTATCATATAAagaatactttaatttttataataatttttaactgaatgtaataaaaatatataaaattagattatattaaatttatttatattcttatgatattaaataaattatttattaatatgaaTATATCTTATATACTATATtcactaatttattttaaatacatatatcaGAAGTATTAGAGAAACtgatttatattatttatactatattttttataataataaaagataaaacttaaagttttataaaaagatatttgatataaataatttttttaaaattatttttggttatAAATGAtattaaacataaaattatttttttaattaaacttctaattttaatataacacttgaaatttttttattaaaaatgataaaaaaaaataaggttACGAAAGATATAATACATTATTTAATTATACAAACCAGAGGTTTTGGAATTTGGAAACCAACACGTTCATGAGATatcattttatttatattatttggaACGAACGACGAAGCTGACAAAGTAgcataattaaattatttggaAACTCCTCTTAGCTTGCTATGACTATAGCTATGACCTTCTTGTGTTCATTTCTATAATTTCTCACACTTCCTCTATTTTGTGGCGCTTTTTATTAAGGCTTGGGACTCTATCTGAATCCTCATCAACTCCCTCTCTCCCTGGCACCCTTCCTCTTTTTTCTCTCCCACAACCAAATCGAAACAAAAATACACACAAAAAAGGATTCAATTTGCGTGTTCGACAGAGTTATAGAAGCAATACCAGCCATGGATGTCAGGTAACGGGACTCCTTCGACTACGTGATCCCTATGTATATTATCATTGCATTAGTGTTTATATTTGTACTTTGCTCTGCTCAGTTATATTACTTTAATTTGGTGAAACTTAGGAACAGAACCGACTGCACTGGCCAGTTCGGTTTGAGACTAGAACTCATTTGCGGTTTTAATTCTAAATCATTGTGTTGCATCTAAAGAATGTAAACAAATATATGTTGTCTTTGAATTCAAATTTACATATACCATTCACCATTCATTATTCACGATTCGTGAATATATTCTTTAATTATTCTAAATGGGACTCAAACTACAATTATCTTAAGTTGTAAACAGCTAATAATCTGGTAGAGCTCAAGTTGAATGCCATAAACAACAcataaaataaacaaacataGCTGAGCCAAACCGGTAGATTTAGAAATGCAGAGTCACAGTTTCTAGCAAGAAAGAGCGAAACGTTTGAAGAAGAGTAGAGCTCTGTCCACAAGCACCGGAGCAACAATGCAAATTTCAACGTAGAGAGGGAAAAGCAGAGGcctttctttttaattatttattcatttattattttaactttcAAGGGTTTAGAGTTTTTTGGGTTtggataattgttatctttaaaaatattaattttagttCATGTCTTGATACATTTTTTGgatttgaaaatagaaaatggATATTGTGACTTCCAAATGACTAATGTCACACTCCCTTGCTAATTTATAAATGATATGGTGTAACGATTGGCTGGTTTATATTTaaggtttataaatttattattagtgaaaaattttaaatatttttatttaataaaaataaaacaaatgtattaaaaattttaattttttatattttttattaataataagtTTATCACATATTAGCTAAACTTTAATATTTATAACGTGTGCTTAACATTAGGGTTGTATATATGGTCCGGTCTAGTCTGAAGATTCGGTTTAGATTCGAACATTTTAAGGATTAATTTGGTATGATTTTATGAGATTTAGGATCAGTTAAGGGTCTTAAAAATAGACCCAATCATTATTTAGAGTTGGGTCCGGGTCAAGGCGAACCCAGTTTCACCCGATTCATGTGCACTCtaagaaaactaaaaaaaatatatatattttaaattaattccgatattatgttatattaattataaacttattaacatttgttaaattaaaaaatatcaaattagaatttataaacaaattcaaattcaaatatagaTATCAACTTTTCTataacaaatttatttttcataaattagtatatcatacataaattttttataaatcagaatttataaaataataatcatTTTTTGACTATTAAAATTGTAATACTAAATGAGCTGGCAGTAACATAATctgtaaaatataattttatgagTTAAATTAGAACATTtaatattttagaaattaaagtaTACACAATTATAttttcaagaatcaaattcaaatctttttcccTGTAGTAGTACTAGTAACTGGTAATATAGTTCTATTTAGTAACAATAATCTTCGAAGAGGTGACCTTattgatctttttttttttaaaagaaagagTCTTCTAAGAAAACAAATGCTTAAAATGCTTAAAATGATTTGTATATTATTCAGGTTTTGTAAATCAAATCGGCTATTAAATTGATAAActtagatatttaaataattagataaaataaaataatatatttttatataaaatatatttttaaagaatatttttttaattttatattatttgaaattGGTTCATTggtaaaaaaaacaaattagaTTTAATGACTCTTTAACCTATTTTAGGTATGTTCTCAAGTTTCAACTAGGACTGGTAATGGATAGGATAGAGTAGGGTTTAAACTCTACTCTAATTCTAATCGCGagtcgaaaatttttttaaaattctactCTATTTTATTCGCGGGTTGAGAATTTCTCAATCCTAATCCTACTCACACTCTAAAGTTCTAAACCCTACCCTATCTGACTCTACTCGtagaaacataaaatttttttaaacaaatataaaatttaaccatttcaaatttcatacatattaaaaaaatagaaaataaaaaattaagttcaaatgaaaattaaaaacaataaaatattaaagaaatccaatataaaattataaataatatgatCATCAACTAACTTAGTGGTTATTTCAAGTTTTTATAAGAGGATGATTGTGAGTTCAAGATTCACTTTCTTCACTACATATATAACTTTTAgcgtatatatataatatattagggGTGCGGGTAGGATAGGGTAGAGTCAGGGACGACTCCAAGTGTAGGGGTGTGGGGGTAAGCACCCCACtacaatttgaaatttttttagtaGTATATAGTAATATTTATTTTCCCCCATtagattattaaatttgacCTTACAATCATTTTTTACTCAACTTTTGGTACTTAAtcatcaatttaaaaattttatattagatattcgttagaatgatcaattctcataTTTAAACGAAATTAgtgttcttttttaaaaatcaactcaaaagaatattatttatcttcttttcaaattagCTTTAATTTTTTCGTTAATTTTTGCGTAGCAACtgtattaattgaaaaaaaaatttaactatgAATATCAATAAGAGTCGGCTTCTAATTATGTTAGGAActgaatttttaaataattgtttagtaatatatatggaaagagagaaattttgatgatagtattaagaaaaaaattatttaattttttaaaaatataaaacctaaaataatagaattttaaattataaattattattttaatattttaatttgtatattagatattttaaaagctaatcatattttacaataacaaaatataatcataataataatcataCTATATGTACATGAAAAATAATTAtctgtataaaatatatattaaaatataaaatatacattgaaaataagttaaacaatacatgtatttatacacagatatataatggttaatagataatttaatatttaattttttatatacacatattatttttattataaaaattatcatcatattatataaattttgtccttactactaaaattttttagatttgtCATTGAATAACCCTAAATCCATATTCTACTCGATAGAATAAATAATTCTACCTTAACAAATTGGTCCGAATTAAATATCTACGAGtagaatatatattataagCCCTGCTTTCAATcgattttttatgttaaaactTAGATATGTCTAATAACCAATTTTCTGTTaatctaattaaattgaccCGTTTAATATCCAAAGAAGCGTGTATAGTATAATCTGATATGTTGCTAATAGACTAGTCAATCATTTTGAAAGtcaaaatattttacataatgaAGATAAaggtaaataaataaatattttacactTAATATTGTAACTTAAGTAGGCTGATAAAGTGAAAAGTAAAAATCTAATCACTCATAGATcaagaaaatagaataaatatattataaaaattataattttaatgataattaatttatcattttattttaataatttcctcactttaaatatttttttaacaaatctAGCTTGCATGACTTGGCTTTTAACTGCAAAAGTCAATaagtattaattttattttatttacgaATTAAGAATCTTTTAGCTTTAATTTTATTCgcattctaaaattttttactcTATCTTAACtataagaaaattatttttaacacattatttaatcatttcatatttcataaatatatctaaaaacaaaatacaaaattaagtccatattaaaaataaaagcaacaaaatcacaataaaattcatataaatttataaatagtGTAATCATCAATCCATCAATTTTACTATATATGTACAAAATTATAAATGGGATTGAATGGATTCaatctcttttaattttattgtgtaTAAATTTTTAGTTACATACTATAATATATCAGGATATCGACAATGATCGGATTGAGTTTGACATAAATTTGGACCTAACACTACTTGCAGGTTACAACTCAACCCACACTATTTTTAATCTGATTAGTTATGGATCGAATTGCTAATCTTATTTGAACGAATTGGATCAAATTGGATTTTCACGAATAGGATTAGTATTGTAACTTATCCAAATTAATCGTATATGACAAATGTAatgactattttatttttaatgtataatatttattttattttgataatatttattttcaaaatatataaatccattacaattttttaaaagatttatctgttttattataaaaaaaataattaaaaaattcactTTATACTTGATTTCATCCAAAATCAAAACTCACACACACCGTTACCACTCGCTAATCATAGTAGTGTATCCTGATCTTGCAGCTTGCAAAATCTAGTCAATTTGGTTGAAGATGCAACTGCAATTTTGCGTGAAGCTTTACCTGTTAATCCCTACAAAGAGCACCTGTTAGCAATGTTGGTTTACCACATTGCTAAATTCTGCTCTCTCATTGCTCCAAGAACACCCAATCCCAGCTGGGTGACTGCTACTCTCCTGATCTGTTCCACTCTCATTGCTTTCGAAGCCATATTGTGGGTCGTAGCTGATCACTTCTCGTGGTTCGTCACAGCCAATGCAACTTTGTTATTCATAGCAGTGATATGCTATGTTGTGTTCCGCCAAAGAACTCGCCAAAGTTGATGCTGCTGGTCATAAGGTTGGTTGGTTCAGATGACATAAAATTATTGAATATCACACATCATGCAATACTAGTCTATTCATTTAGATTTGATGGATTCCTTCTTCCTCCTTACATTTTCAATTACTATGTTGTGTTGtgacaaaaagaagaaaagaaattggATGTTTATTATTGTTCTGTTTTTGGtgagttttctttttctttagggTGTACTGTTTGCCGTTTACACATTGTTGAATGAGAATACTGGTTTCCCCAGCATGGCTTATTTTTACCATCTTTGTCTGATTCTCTGATTACTTGATTGCTTTGATCTTCGTTCTATGCTAAACATTGTTATCATATTTGATGTACCTTGGGACTTCCAGGTATTACATTTCAGTCTATTTTCATCCAAAAGCTCACTAAAATGTGGCCTTTTTTGGTTATGATATGTTCTAGGAAGATTCTAACTTAAGCTTTATGGTCAACTTTAAGTTCTCACATTCTAGCAGAGGATGCATGATATCTTGTAAAAGAAgctgaattttgtaaaataaCAATGTTCTTCAGATGCATAGTTAGGAGATAGTCTGCTGGTTGAGTATATACAAATGAGGTACAACAGGGTGGTGGTTGAGTATATAGAAATGAGGTACAACAGTGTGGTGGAATGTCGTTATTTGATCCATATAACTGACCCACCTAGTAGAATAAGGCTTTGCTGCTGTGGTGGTTGTGTTATTCTACCGAAACAAGAGATAGATCACGTATCAtgatatacatatatatagaagGTGGAT
Above is a genomic segment from Arachis stenosperma cultivar V10309 chromosome 1, arast.V10309.gnm1.PFL2, whole genome shotgun sequence containing:
- the LOC130974159 gene encoding uncharacterized protein LOC130974159 translates to MAYKSKLIELASIADTPSNLLSGGNHGSHENQELSAGELRNLARILSQLSSLQPQSAKSSTNLLADPASVYFLHPGENPGVSIVPIVLNAKNYNSWSRVMKLALKSKNKIGFVDETIVKPDKNDPAYVAWDKCNTYVISWLNLSLSAEIAQSVVWNETAVDETTVDLWLDLKHRYYHGDRYRIAELEEELYAMKQGNLSITNYFTKLKAIWEDIDSFKPVPQCKECSEKCDCGLGTMRDYRDETYAVRFLRGLNEQYGIVISQSC